Proteins encoded within one genomic window of Triticum aestivum cultivar Chinese Spring chromosome 2D, IWGSC CS RefSeq v2.1, whole genome shotgun sequence:
- the LOC123054087 gene encoding ELMO domain-containing protein A, with amino-acid sequence MEQNGGSFLAVRRLSGHHHPSPADVVSGSTAWIGRGFSCVCVQRRDSDARISFDLTPIQEECLQRLQNRIEVPYDSQNGEHQEALKALWHASFPGTELLGLVSDQWKEMGWQGKDPSTDFRGGGFISLENLLYFAKNYPKSFEELLCKQNGDRALWEYPFAVAGVNITFMLIQMLDLQAAKPRSLIGAVFLNLLIENDRAFDILYCITFKLMDRKWLEMHATYMDFNTVIKSTRRQLERELLLEDIQQIEDMPSYSFLAR; translated from the exons ATGGAGCAGAATGGTGGCTCCTTCCTCGCCGTGCGCCGGCTCTCCGGCCACCACCACCCATCGCCGG CGGACGTCGTGTCGGGGTCGACGGCGTGGATCGGGAGGGGATTCTCCTGCGTCTGCGTGCAGAGGAGGGACAGCGACGCGCGCATTTCCTTCGATCTGACCCCCATTCAG GAAGAGTGCCTACAAAGATTACAGAACCGGATTGAGGTGCCTTATGATAGTCAAAATGGAGAGCATCAG GAAGCACTCAAAGCCCTTTGGCATGCTTCTTTTCCTGGGACTGAACTTCTAGGACTAGTATCAGATCAATGGAAGGAGATGGGATGGCAAgggaaagatccatccacagattTCAG GGGTGGTGGCTTTATCTCTTTGGAGAATTTACTTTACTTCGCTAAGAACTATCCA AAATCCTTCGAGGAGCTCCTTTGTAAGCAAAATGGTGACAGAGCATTATGGGAATATCCATTTGCTGTAGCTGGAGTAAATATTACATTTATGCTCATTCAGATGCTTGATCTTCAAGCAG CTAAGCCAAGGTCTTTGATTGGAGCAGTGTTCCTAAATCTACTTATAG AAAACGATCGAGCTTTTGATATTCTTTACTGCATAACCTTTAAGCTGATGGATCGGAAATGGCTTGAAATGCACGCCACATATATGGATTTCAAT ACTGTTATTAAATCCACACGCCGCCAGCTTGAGAGAGAGCTATTACTTGAAGATATTCAGCAAATTGAGGACATGCCGTCATACAGTTTTCTCGCCCGTTAG
- the LOC123049701 gene encoding transcription repressor OFP1-like: protein MGSHYRFRLSHLVPNSWFYKLRDMKRPRPPSQPRSSTATRTPRRSSSSHYYCHGASTPKPLPLPPHQSYSSYLQAKKMPPEKLRLSPLCLSPRATSIRFPNDRHQSPSSRSAAAAVVDDFQGLQLRPIRTRPAPIASRSAHHSTTASSTCPSSPRLRSRRLRLSSSGCGRVSARCTARRRSARRSIAVVVASTDPHKDFRESMVEMIVGTDMRGAEALRDLLDCYLSFNSREYHGVITEVFRGIWLQIIRDGVEI, encoded by the coding sequence aTGGGCAGCCATTACAGGTTCAGACTGTCCCATCTCGTGCCAAACTCTTGGTTCTACAAGCTGAGGGACATGAAGAGACCCAGACCGCCAAGCCAACCAAGAAGCTCTACAGCTACAAGAACACCAAGGAGATCATCATCAAGCCACTACTACTGCCATGGAGCCAGCACCCCAAAACCTCTTCCATTACCCCCTCACCAATCCTACTCCTCCTACTTACAAGCAAAGAAAATGCCACCGGAGAAGCTGCGTCTCTCTCCTCTCTGCCTCAGCCCAAGGGCAACAAGCATCCGATTCCCCAACGATCGTCATCAGTCACCATCATCGAgaagtgccgccgccgccgtcgtcgacgaTTTTCAAGGCTTGCAACTACGTCCAATTCGCACAAGGCCAGCGCCGATCGCGTCGAGAAGTGCGCACCACAGCACGACCGCGAGCAGTACGTGCCCGAGCTCGCCGAGGCTCAGGAGCAGAAGGCTTCGTCTATCCAGCAGTGGCTGTGGCAGAGTTAGCGCCAGGTGCACTGCTCGccggagaagcgcgaggaggagcatcgccgtcgtggtggcgtcgacggaccCGCACAAGGACTTCAGGGAGAGCATGGTGGAGATGATCGTCGGGACCGACATGCGTGGAGCAGAGGCTCTGAGGGACCTCCTTGATTGCTATCTGTCGTTCAACTCGAGGGAGTACCATGGAGTAATCACGGAGGTGTTCAGGGGAATCTGGCTCCAGATTATCCGTGACGGTGTTGAGATATGA